In Bactrocera oleae isolate idBacOlea1 chromosome 5, idBacOlea1, whole genome shotgun sequence, a genomic segment contains:
- the LOC106618934 gene encoding uncharacterized protein: protein MNCSRHQRYDCSVCNEDFPRVSSCNINLLSLDEIVQVMQKVVNETVCTALQWILNDVTGEYFYPDPKIVPDTKEEYPDFLSFDAIYKEKCINWVNIQDFSVNEIFQQVRDYIYLWNLSECTKFTLALNDKATIVPNKGSRYFLDATFSKPTPACPNPLAVANVHFTAIVPAHLPKNYPVKVMYRFEGYRRQYHTYGRHEVRSKDFQRYFIDSILQTKLIFYSKIFECRHPHVKLNENPLLPDEAEEENESKIFYSDKSDDDEDVWRKDQADVLSLISSLLKK from the coding sequence ATGAATTGCTCACGCCATCAGCGTTACGATTGCAGCGTATGCAATGAAGATTTTCCTAGAGTTTCCAGCTGCAATATCAATTTACTTTCACTGGATGAGATTGTGCAAGTTATGCAGAAAGTAGTAAACGAAACAGTCTGTACAGCGCTGCAATGGATATTGAATGATGTCACAGGTGAATATTTCTATCCTGATCCGAAAATTGTACCCGATACCAAAGAGGAATATCCCGACTTTCTTAGCTTTGATGCTATATATAAGGAGAAGTGTATTAATTGGGTTAATATACAGGACTTTTCGGTAAATGAAATATTCCAGCAAGTACGCGATTATATATATCTTTGGAATTTATCGGAATGTACGAAATTTACGCTCGCCCTCAATGACAAAGCCACTATTGTGCCAAATAAAGGTTCGAGATATTTTCTAGATGCGACTTTTTCGAAACCCACACCGGCTTGTCCCAACCCCTTAGCTGTGGCTAATGTACATTTCACCGCTATTGTACCGGCACATTTGCCTAAAAATTATCCCGTCAAAGTAATGTATCGTTTTGAGGGTTATCGTAGACAATATCATACGTATGGTCGGCATGAGGTGCGCAGCAAGGATTTCCAGAGATATTTTATCGATTCGATATTGCAAACAAAGTTAATATtctattcgaaaatatttgaatgtcGTCATCCACATGTAAAATTGAACGAAAATCCATTATTACCTGATGAAGCAGAAGAGGAAAATgagagtaaaattttttacagtgATAAATCAGATGATGATGAAGACGTATGGCGGAAGGACCAAGCGGATGTGTTAAGCCTGATTAGCTCGCTGttgaagaaataa
- the LOC106618928 gene encoding SREBP regulating gene protein yields MWPRFLGRRILYITITLLALIFLLTNLLKFGGLRALHADNVLTVQRTRPLIWRTLQEHLLPEESQNRTNDPDIHCRNSVQGRYLLVDDRGFLCRREHLLLPSNCCDIEVPETQYYTCDTCNTTTHCCDIYEYCVSCCLHPSKRTLLELVLGTITGRQAAVYARVEDHFELCLVKCRTNSHSVAHENKYRDGLPKYCYGQTEAHESQREVSGGVAR; encoded by the exons ATGTGGCCACGATTTCTTGGCCGACGTATCCTTTATATAACCATCACATTACTTGCCCTAATATTTTTACTAACGAATTTACTTAAG TTTGGCGGTCTACGCGCACTGCATGCGGACAATGTGCTTACCGTGCAACGCACACGCCCACTTATCTGGCGGACACTACAGGAACACTTACTGCCCGAGGAGTCACAGAATCGCACCAACGACCCAGACATACACTGCCGCAATTCGGTGCAAGGACGCTATTTGCTCGTCGATGATCGCGGTTTTCTCTGTCGACGCGAACATCTCTTGTTGCCCAGCAATTGCTGTGACATCGAAGTGCCTGAAACGCAATATTACACATGCGATACATGCAATACAACAACACATTGCTGTGATATTTACGAATATTGTGTCTCCTGCTGTCTACATCCCTCGAAACGTACACTGCTGGAGCTAGTGTTGGGCACAATTACTGGACGTCAGGCTGCTGTTTATGCGCGTGTCGAGGATCATTTCGAATTGTGTTTGGTCAAGTGTCGCACGAACTCACACTCGGTGGCGCATGAGAACAAATATCGTGATGGTTTGCCTAAATACTGTTATGGACAGACGGAAGCGCACGAATCACAGCGCGAAGTATCGGGTGGCGTGGCACGTTGA